One segment of Ziziphus jujuba cultivar Dongzao chromosome 12, ASM3175591v1 DNA contains the following:
- the LOC107428608 gene encoding uncharacterized protein LOC107428608, with amino-acid sequence MASEEKRIEDELSYPILLSEQIRSVVDEVESFKLECSEVGKHVDRISQMLRTVVRLTTTTPVMYERPIRRIVADVSKNFERALTLVRKCKRRSVLRRVVTITSGTDFRKLFVLLESSVGDMKWFLSVFDSDNGGGGGIGVSLPPIASNDPILSWVWSYIASIQMGQLPDRIESANSLASIAKDNDRNKKIIIEEGGVPPLLKLLKENSSPEGQIAAATALYNLANDQERVRAIVDEVGVPIIVQVLGDSPMKVQTMAASLVARMAENDNVAQEDFARENVIRPLVTLLSFETFVDDDPNLHQPGKQSIHSIVQINKEMEKNSSSVSNSSINRNRPFKSSLSNSSYSYSYSHMDGSSRGGNHRKERENEKPEVKLQLKISCAEALWMLARGSVSNSRRITETKGLLCLAKLVEKEVGELQYNCLMTITEITAAAEFNADLRRAAFKTNSLAAKAVMDQLLRLIEELDSPTLQIPAIKSIGSLARTFPARETRFIGPLVAHLGHRDLDVATEAAIALGKFACPDNFLHMEHSKTIIEFNGLPPLMRLLRGSEQSQLHGLVLLCYLALHAGNSDSLEQAKVLNTLDGADRITVQHPELKELVAQAVYHLKMYHSGVHSQRLTYVP; translated from the coding sequence ATGGCTTCGGAAGAGAAGAGAATCGAGGACGAGTTGTCGTATCCGATTCTACTATCGGAGCAAATTCGGTCGGTGGTCGATGAGGTCGAGTCCTTCAAGCTCGAGTGCTCGGAAGTTGGCAAACATGTCGATCGGATTTCCCAAATGCTTCGAACCGTGGTCCGGTTAACCACCACTACTCCGGTTATGTACGAGCGCCCAATCAGACGCATAGTCGCCGACGTTTCGAAGAATTTCGAGCGTGCCCTAACTCTGGTCCGCAAGTGTAAGCGCCGAAGTGTACTTCGCCGAGTCGTCACCATCACAAGCGGCACCGATTTCCGAAAGCTCTTCGttcttctagaatcttccgtTGGCGACATGAAATGGTTCCTTAGTGTTTTCGACTCTGATAATGGCGGCGGCGGTGGTATTGGGGTTTCTCTTCCCCCAATTGCTAGTAACGACCCTATTCTCTCATGGGTTTGGTCTTATATTGCTTCTATTCAAATGGGTCAACTTCCCGATCGCATTGAGTCAGCGAACTCGCTCGCTTCGATTGCAAAAGACAATGATAGGAACAAGAAGATTATAATCGAGGAAGGTGGGGTTCCTCCATTGTTGAAGCTCTTGAAGGAAAACTCCTCACCAGAGGGTCAGATTGCCGCAGCGACGGCGCTTTACAATTTGGCAAACGATCAAGAAAGGGTGAGAGCCATCGTTGACGAGGTTGGGGTTCCGATTATTGTGCAGGTTCTTGGGGACTCGCCCATGAAGGTTCAGACAATGGCAGCGAGCTTGGTAGCGAGGATGGCGGAGAATGACAATGTTGCTCAAGAGGATTTCGCTAGAGAGAATGTAATCAGGCCGCTTGTGACATTGTTGTCGTTCGAGACTTTTGTGGATGATGATCCCAATCTTCATCAACCTGGTAAGCAAAGCATTCATTCCATTGTACAGATTAATAAGGAAATGGAGAAAAACTCCTCGAGTGTTTCTAATAGCAGCATAAACAGAAACCGTCCGTTTAAGAGTTCATTATCGAATTCATCGTATTCGTATTCATATTCACACATGGATGGAAGTAGTCGGGGTGGGAATCACAGGAAGGAGAGGGAGAATGAGAAGCCTGAAGTGAAGCTTCAGCTGAAAATCAGCTGTGCAGAAGCTCTGTGGATGCTTGCCAGAGGGAGTGTTTCGAATAGTAGGAGGATAACAGAGACAAAAGGCCTCCTTTGTTTGGCAAAGTTGGTTGAGAAGGAAGTGGGGGAGTTGCAGTACAATTGTTTGATGACCATAACAGAGATAACAGCTGCAGCCGAATTCAATGCCGACCTTCGGAGGGCCGCATTCAAAACCAACTCACTTGCTGCTAAGGCAGTGATGGATCAGCTTTTGAGGTTGATTGAAGAGTTGGACAGCCCTACATTGCAAATCCCTGCCATAAAATCAATTGGGTCATTGGCTAGGACATTCCCTGCAAGAGAGACCAGGTTCATTGGTCCTCTAGTTGCTCATCTTGGCCATAGAGACTTAGATGTGGCTACAGAAGCTGCAATTGCACTTGGGAAGTTTGCTTGTCCAGATAATTTTCTTCATATGGAGCATTCAAAGACAATAATTGAATTCAATGGTCTTCCGCCCTTAATGAGACTGCTAAGAGGCAGTGAACAATCACAGTTGCATGGTCTGGTCCTCCTTTGTTACCTTGCATTACATGCAGGCAATAGTGATTCTCTGGAACAAGCTAAAGTTTTGAATACCCTTGATGGGGCGGACCGTATAACGGTGCAACATCCTGAGTTAAAAGAATTGGTGGCACAGGCTGTATATCACCTCAAAATGTATCATTCTGGAGTTCATTCTCAAAGGTTAACGTATGTACCTTGA
- the LOC107428589 gene encoding ABC transporter B family member 26, chloroplastic, with protein sequence MALTMALPLCNNAQPRLFSSLHRRQTPFGAHKKQLHFATINELRFSSSRPKFNLRRILLPPPKSSSINGYSVQSSPEFLKDSGEAEVDRFERVKRWIDFVRSILPGGKWWNSDDEVETRILAEPVTVSRALLRMWELVAEERWIIFASFSALIVAALSEISIPHFLTASIFAAQSREIAVFHRNVRLLILFCITSGICSGIRGCFFGFANALLVKRMRETLYSTLLRQDISFFDSETVGDLTSRLGADCQQVSRVIGSDLNLIFRNVLQGTGSLIYLIILSWQLGLCTLLICSALAAVMLLYGRYQKKAARLIQEFTASANEVSQETFSLMRTVRVYGTEDEELGRYNQWLGKLVDIGLKKSVAYGFWNLSFNFLYHSTQVIAVLLGGMSILAGHITAEQLTKFILYSEWLIYSTWWVGDNLSSLMESIGASEKVFQLMDLLPSDQFTSKGIKLEGLIGCIEFINVSFYYPSRPSVPVLQNVSISLHPNEVVAIVGLSGSGKSTVVSLLLRLYEPTGGQILIDGFSLKELDVMWWRERVGFVGQEPKLFRMDISSNIKYGCTRNVRQEDVEWAAKQAYAHDFISALPNGYKTLVDDDLLSGGQKQRIAIARAILRDPTVLILDEATSALDAESEHNVKGVLRAVRSDVATKRTVIVIAHRLSTIQAADRIVVMDGGKIVEIGSHRELLHKDGLYARLTKRQVDAVA encoded by the exons ATGGCTCTGACCATGGCTTTGCCACTCTGCAATAATGCACAGCCCCGTCTCTTCTCCTCCCTCCATCGCAGACAAACTCCTTTCGGAGCTCATAAAAAACAGCTCCATTTCGCAACCATTAACGAGCTCCGATTCTCTTCCTCTCGTCCTAAGTTTAACCTCAGACGCATTCTTTTACCTCCGCCTAAATCTTCGTCCATCAATGGCTACTCGGTTCAGAGCAGTCCGGAGTTTCTTAAGGATAGTGGAGAAGCCGAGGTCGACCGGTTCGAGAGGGTTAAAAGGTGGATTGATTTTGTACGGTCAATATTGCCTGGTGGGAAATGGTGGAACTCCGACGATGAGGTTGAAACTAGGATTTTGGCTGAGCCGGTAACCGTTTCTCGTGCACTCCTTCGGATGTGGGAATTGGTCGCCGAAGAGCGTTGGATTATATTTGCCTCGTTCTCTGCCCTAATTGTCGCAGCG CTTTCGGAGATTTCAATACCGCATTTCCTGACTGCATCAATCTTCGCCGCACAGAGCCGTGAAATCGCGGTGTTCCATCGTAACGTGCGCCTCTTGATTCTGTTCTGTATTACTTCGGGAATTTGCAG TGGTATACGAGGTTGCTTTTTTGGCTTTGCAAATGCGTTACTT GTTAAGCGAATGAGGGAAACATTATATTCTACTCTTCTTCGCCAG GATATATCCTTTTTTGACTCTGAAACAGTTGGTGATTTGACAAGTAGGCTTGGGGCAGATTGTCAGCAAGTTTCCAGAGTTATTGGGAGCGATCTCAATTTGATATTTCGGAATGTTCTCcag GGGACTGGTTCATTGATCTACTTGATAATCTTGTCATGGCAACTTGGTTTATGTACACTATTAATATGCTCTGCTTTAGCAGCTGTTATGCTTCTTTATGGCCG GTATCAGAAAAAGGCAGCAAGATTAATCCAAGAATTCACTGCTTCAGCCAATGAG GTTTCACAAGAGACATTTTCTTTAATGAGAACGGTCCGTGTTTATGGAACAGAGGATGAAGAGCTTGGAAG GTACAATCAGTGGTTGGGGAAGCTAGTTGACATAGGCTTGAAAAAAAGTGTTGCTTATGGTTTTTGGAACTTGAGCTTCAACTTTCTTTACCATTCAACTCAG GTTATTGCAGTGCTGCTAGGAGGAATGTCTATTCTAGCTGGTCATATTACGGCAGAGCAGCTTACGAAGTTTATTTTATACAGCGAATGGCTGATCTATTCAACATGGTGGGTGGGGGACAATTTATCCTCATTGATGGAATCTATTGGTGCAAGTGAAAAAGTCTTCCAGCTGATGGACCTCTTGCCCAGTGACCAATTTACATCTAAAG GGATAAAGCTGGAAGGGCTGATTGGATGTATAGAGTTCATAAATGTATCTTTTTATTATCCTTCAAGGCCATCA GTACCTGTGCTGCAAAATGTGAGCATATCACTGCATCCCAATGAAGTGGTTGCAATT gtTGGTCTTAGTGGTAGTGGAAAAAGCACAGTGGTGAGTCTTCTGCTTCGACTATATGAGCCAACTGGTGGTCAG ATTTTAATTGATGGCTTTTCTCTAAAAGAGTTGGATGTCATGTGGTGGAGAGAAAGAGTTGGATTTGTGGGACAG GAACCAAAACTTTTTCGAATGGATATTAGCTCAAACATCAAATATGGATGTACTAGAAATGTGAGGCAGGAGGATGTTGAATGGGCTGCAAAGCAGGCCTATGCGCATGACTTCATTTCAGCATTGCCCAATGGTTACAAAACACTGGTTGATGACGATTTACTAAGCGGCGGACAAAAGCAACGAATTGCCATTGCCCGTGCAATACTTAGGGACCCAACAGTTTTGATCCTTGATGAAGCCACTAGTGCACTAGATGCAGAGAGTGAACATAATGTCAAG GGTGTTCTTCGTGCTGTCAGAAGTGATGTGGCAACAAAGAGAACTGTAATAGTTATTGCTCACAG GCTTTCAACCATACAAGCTGCTGACAGGATAGTAGTAATGGACGGGGGTAAAATTGTAGAG ATTGGCAGTCACAGAGAGCTTCTCCACAAGGATGGTCTGTATGCACGATTGACAAAAAGACAGGTTGATGCTGTGGCATGA
- the LOC107428598 gene encoding uncharacterized protein LOC107428598 — MAVVLGNLALLLDVTSTRTIFPDRKIRPGILDAVLNLNPPKREAQIQNAFIAAKVFDSEGEGRSQRVVVARGKSNSKMNGVDFDAGSSDEEGNGFDEGDEEEFDWEKEMRRRVKEIEERRELEKKAEELQSEMEEDGERDGREETEEEKRMRVRKELEKVAKEQAERRATAQLMFDLGQKAYGKGMYGRAIEFLEAALTIIPRSTLFGGEIQIWLAMAYEANSRHKDCIALYQQLEKTHPSVSIRRQAADLRYILQAPKLKISQEEMVTIPLIGNSYDSYAATWTDKYKDKDQRSSVSTTNQLPSSRDYLGDFLVWRPPIGLEKNQAFWIALTVWLGLVGAALVLQR, encoded by the exons ATGGCCGTGGTTCTTGGAAATTTAGCTCTTTTACTCGATGTGACCTCAACTCGAACCATTTTTCCGGACCGGAAAATACGACCGGGGATTCTCGACGCCGTTTTGAATCTTAACCCACCAAAGAGAGAGGCACAGATTCAGAACGCCTTTATCGCCGCCAAGGTGTTTGACTCAGAGGGCGAGGGTCGCAGTCAGCGAGTAGTGGTGGCGCGTGGAAAATCGAATTCGAAGATGAACGGTGTGGATTTCGATGCTGGATCGAGCGACGAAGAAGGGAATGGGTTTGATGAGGGGGATGAGGAAGAGTTCGACTGGGAGAAGGAAATGCGGAGGAGAGTGAAGGAGATTGAGGAGAGGAGggagttggagaagaaagccgAAGAGTTGCAGAGCGAGATGGAGGAGGATGGAGAACGCGATGGCAGAGAAGAGACAGAGGAAGAGAAACGGATGAGAGTTAGAAAGGAGCTCGAAAAG GTGGCCAAGGAGCAGGCAGAGCGAAGAGCCACAGCGCAGTTGATGTTTGATTTGGGTCAGAAGGCATATGGGAAGGGAATGTATGGTCGGGCAATTGAGTTTTTAGAAGCAGCACTCACTATCATTCCCAGAAGCACATTGTTCGGCGGTGAG ATACAAATATGGCTCGCCATGGCATACGAGGCCAACAGTCGACATAAAGATTGCATTGCTCTCTACCAGCAATTGGAGAAGACACACCCAAGTGTTAGCATCCGACGGCAAGCTGCTGATCTTCGCTACATTTTGCAAGCACCAAAGCTCAAGATATCCCAAGAGGAGATGGTGACAATACCTTTGATTGGTAATAGTTATGACAG CTATGCAGCAACATGGACTGATAAATATAAGGACAAGGATCAGAGAAGCAGCGTATCAACAACCAATCAACTCCCGTCGTCGAGAGACTACTTAGGGGACTTTCTGGTTTGGCGACCTCCTATTGGATTGGAGAAAAACCAAGCCTTTTGGATAGCTTTGACAGTATGGTTGGGCTTAGTTGGAGCTGCCCTCGTTCTTCAAAGATGA
- the LOC107428599 gene encoding large ribosomal subunit protein uL15x-like — MTTRFKKHRKKRGHVSAGHGRIGKHRKHPGGRGNAGGMHHHRILFDKYHPGYFGKVGMRYFHKLRNKFYCPIVNIDKLWSLVPQEVKDKATKDNAPLIDVTQFGYFKVLGKGVLPENQPVVVKAKLVSKNAEKKIKQAGGAVVLTA, encoded by the coding sequence ATGACTACACGGTTCAAGAAGCACAGGAAGAAGCGCGGTCACGTGAGCGCCGGACATGGAAGAATCGGGAAGCACAGGAAGCATCCGGGAGGTCGTGGAAATGCCGGAGGTATGCACCACCATCGCATACTCTTCGACAAGTACCATCCCGGTTACTTCGGGAAAGTTGGTATGAGATACTTCCACAAGCTTCGGAACAAGTTCTACTGCCCCATCGTCAACATCGACAAGCTCTGGTCGTTGGTACCCCAGGAGGTGAAGGACAAAGCCACCAAGGACAACGCTCCATTGATCGACGTCACTCAGTTCGGCTACTTCAAGGTCTTGGGCAAGGGAGTCTTGCCAGAGAACCAACCAGTTGTTGTTAAGGCAAAGCTCGTGTCCAAGAACGCCGAGAAGAAGATTAAGCAAGCCGGTGGTGCTGTTGTTCTTACCGCTTAG